A stretch of DNA from Telopea speciosissima isolate NSW1024214 ecotype Mountain lineage chromosome 5, Tspe_v1, whole genome shotgun sequence:
GATCATCATTGCAGGGTATGCAAGCAATGTATTCTCTAGAACTTGCATCAGCACTCATGGCAGAATATACTGCATACCTTGATATTTGATTTATGATTGCTAGTTGCTACCTCGTTGATATTCACATTATGGTTGTCAACATTTTCTTCTTATGCATTGAGATTATTATGGGCATCATTAGTTCTTTTTGTCTTTCTGATGCAGTGGTTAAATAATTGTGTGGGGAGAAAAAATTATATCACATTTGTGTGCCTTATGGCAGTGAGTCTTGTTTGGGTAAGTTTTGTGAATAAGATACTGTTTAATATTATCTTTTATAACTTTCCTTAGCACCCACCCATTTCCTCTCTACCCAGTCATAATTATGgacttctctttatttttttgtgccAGCTCATTGTTGAATGTGGAGTAGGAATTGCAGTCCTTGTTCGGTGCTTTGTTGATAGAAAGGGTACCGAAAATCAGATAATTGAGAGGCTGGGAGTTGGGTTTTCTAGGCCCCCATTTGCTACAGTGGTGGTATGTGGCCCATCAACTTTCtggtttctctttcttctctgaaTTTCTTCTCCTATAGCTATAATGGCTTTAAAAGTTCCATCGAACTTGGAAATGGAAAATTTACGGTATCTTGCAGACCATAATGGAAGTCCACCAACAGCAAAGGGGGCCACATTGAAATAGTAGAAAAAAtcttcctaccaaaaaaaaaaaagaaatagtagAAAAATCCATGGGGCAGAAAATGAGGGTGCCCAGATGACATAATCATCTAATCAATTTTGTTTATTTGGATGGTAAAAAGACAGAGGATGAAAAATGGGAAAGCAAAGGGGTCCAGAGAAAAGCCTGGGGACACATTCTTGACTTCCATCTTACAATATTTATTTCTATAATATATTAACTAATTTTTCAGGCCCTATGTACGGCTGTTTCTTTTCTGGCTACTGTACCATTGGGAGAACTGTTCTTTTTCCATATGATTTTGATTCGAAAGGTTCGTTCCTTTAATTCTTTATCTTGTGTTTCCATGCCTAAAGAAAAGTACAAGAAAGGCGAGTCTGATTTTCCTCCtggattttctttatttacaGGGTATTACGACATATGATTATGTTGTAGCCATGAGAACACAAAGTGAACCACCTGGGCCATCTGTAGATGCAGGGGAACAACAGAGTCTTCCATCTTCACCTACAAGTTCAGCTGTGACTGCCATAAGCGGACGGAGCTCTCTTGGGCTAGGGTTGCAATATAAAGGTGCTTTTTGCACGCCTCCAAGAATCTTTATCGATCATCAGGTACGATATAATCTATAGTACCATGTAAATTGCAGATTGGAGTGCCCCATTCACCTCAAGATGCAGGGGAAAAAAATCTTCATATGACATAACTTTAGGCCATTGATACCATAACCAAGGGATACAGATAATGAATCCAAGCTGCAAACTTGGTGACCCTTGTTATGATCAAAGCTAAATGGCGTATGATCAACCAAGACAGTTTGTTAGATTCTTATATCGTTGGTTACATGCTCCTTGGCTTGGATTCCCTTTATTGATACTATAAAAAATGGCTGTGACGCTTCTTTTATGAATTTTCCCCATTTTCATAGGAGTTGGTTTCTGCCACTAACAATGCCAGATTCCATTCCAGTTCCAACCATAGTTAAGAAATACACGAATAATTTGGCAAAAATTCAGTCAAAATCTGAACTGGTTTGAAAAAACTCAGAAATTTTTTGCGATTTTTGTCCTCCGGAGTTTCTGAAAAGTTCGTGAATAATTTTGGCAAACGAAAAATTTCCCCGAAAAAGCTCGGACTCTTAAAATTGGGTCATTTATATATTTTGTGAATAATTCGgaatatttacaaaaaaaaaaatggaatcttttcaAGTTTTCAAGAAAATGAATCGAACTttttgttctgaaattttcaaacATAAACAATCAACTCTCTAATTAATCCTAACCCTACTTTTCCCCATAGTCTACTTTTTTGACCAAATTTCTGAAATAGCGAAATGAATTAAACTCGACTTATTCTTCTTCCAAATTTATCAACTATGATTCCAATGCTattatctgccatgtggcagtttGGTTAGTGTAAATTAAGTGGCCATCCGGTCATGGGTTAAGTTTACATACAATCTAACTTTGCCACTTGTcaaaattatgattttaaaatCTTTTGAAAAAATCAGTTCTGTTTAGGAGCTTGGCCCATCGAAGAATTTAGGAGATGAACCCCATCCCCCCAATTAGTGGTGGGCCATACAGTTAACCATTAAATGTGTGGTCCATCCACTCATCCCGAGGTTCTCTATCTATTTCACTGTCAGAATGACCAGATAATTGGCTCCAGATCGTAGAAGCTGTTGGTGCCGTaaacaattttccttttttacatTCATGTATTCTCTTATTTTCGGTGTATTCATAGTGTATCTATTCAGCATTAATTTTCTACAATATTATAGAGATTTCTACCTATTTGTGATATCTGCCTTGCAGGATGAAATCATCCCACACTTGGGGCCAGGACGTGTACCATCAACAGTTGATCCAGATGCAATTGGGGCAtctgaaaaggggaaaagattGGCCCAGCGCCCAGTCCGAATCAGTGCATGGAAACTTGcaaaattggattctaatgAGGCGATTAGAGCAGCTGCTGAAGCTAGAGCATCATCCTCGGTACTGCGTCCTGTAAATTCTCGTCAGCAGCCATATGATACAGACCACTTATCGAGTAGCAATATAAGTGGCAGAAGCAGTCCTGTTAGTACTGATCATGGGTACAACAGGGATGCTAGAGTGGGGGCTAGTAGGTTACCTCCGCTCGAGAGTTCTTATCCACCAAGCCAGACTAGCAAGGATGATCTTGAAACATGCGCTCATAGTATTAGCAACCTCAGCAGCCCTCACCACACTAACAATCTCATGCCTTCCCCCATGGAGCAGCAAACTTCTAACAGGGAACATTTCAACCCAATGTATCAATCTTCAGCAGATCAATCTCCTTGGTCAGCAAAAGCAAGCATTGGAGATGAGGTTGCTCACCGTGATAATTTCCAGATACCACAGGACCCAATCAACAAAAGCAACAGGGGTATTCCGGAGAATTCTAGATCTTCAGTGGTTTGGGATCAAGAAGCAGGACGCTTTGTGTCTACAACTTCTACTGCCAGAGCCATTGGGTCCTCTTCACAGGGACCGGAACTCCTCTACACCGGTCAGTCAATTTTCTATGGTGGTCCTCTTGTGAATGAACGGTTGACCAGAGGCTCTAGAAATGGCAGTTCATTGGGCCAAACCAGTTTGGGGAGAGGCTCCACCTCAAATCATCAGAGTAGACTAGAGAGAGGAGGCCAACTTCCCGTGTTTGTTCCGAGTGATTCTCAGGTGAAcgagttttcttcttctagatTGTCCTGAGGGGTTAATGGAGACAcggcttttcttttttccagGTATATAATTGAGTTAAAccaacatttctttctttcttgcatGTGCTGCGGCATTAAGAATATCTGATTAGCTCTAGTGTCTTTTACTACCATCATGTACGCATGAGTCAATCTACTAATACATCTGTACATATATCCATTTTCACTCATCCTTTGGTTGGGAGCATTTACTGTGCCTTCATCCATCTTTATCATCCTTTTGTGCACAGTTTGTGCACTAACACATGCATGCCTGTCCaacatttccacatccatggatCACCTAAACAGAGGTATACATCAACATCCCGAACAGAAGATCTATAATGGGATTTTTAactcttgatttctttcaatgtGTTTAATGTGTACAGATCCTGATTAGGGTAGCAAGGAGGGGTAATTTAGAGCTTCAAAGTCTGAAACAGATAGGTAAACTAGTAAATTAGGCAACAGCTTTTACTTGAGGTGCCAGCATGGAACAATATGGTGATATGGAccattaatttaaaatttttgagAGGTTAGGGAATCTTAACTGCAAAATTGATTGGGGTCCTAGAAGTTCCTAAAAGTTAGAAACTTGGATTTGTAGTGCCAGCTTACTTGAGTTTGTAAATTGCCATGTGTCACATGTTAAAAGGATCAGGACCTACATATAAATGGGTCCCAACTTATAGATTATACTAATAGAAAATATGATTAGATAATTTGTGACCATCTGATTACTTGTTGGAGTTTTTCAAACATAGGCTGTTCAATAAACAAAGACACAAAAGACATCTAACATTGAATTCAAATCCTCTCATCATAAGATATTTGGTGAAGGTGTGAAGGTGTGAAGGTGTGAAGGCCCAGTCCCATAGAAAGTTCTGGGGTAGGACTTGGCCCAGAGATACTTGCTAGCACTACGAAAACACAATGGCTACAAATTCTATGAACTACTCATCCCACAGAGGCTTACAACTTGTACTTTTTTTAATGGGCAGAGGTTTCCTGTGACATCAGAGGGGGAAACCACGTCAATTACAGGGCGGAAGATGGATTCATTTAGTAGGGGCCCATATTTTGTCTGAGGAGAGAATGTCAGTGAGAGTCTCATGGCTCATTATGTGAGAAGGCATGAGAAGATACCCAATGATCCCCATTGGATATCGTGGGGATCTTAGGCCCAAGTACTGGATGGGTCGTGGGCTTTCTGTCGAGTTCATAACCCAATACCTTACATTGGATATTAGGATGAATTTGACAACATTCTCCTAACTTGGCTGTTAGGATGAAACTAGTGGCATTACCACGCAGATTCTAGTTCAGATTTAAGGAGTATAACTGTAGAAGAATTGACGAGGGACATATTTCAGTTTTAAATTCAGTCATTTACGGATTTACCCTTTCATGTAATGTCATGCATCAATTATGTCCATGCACCGTGTCATAGTCATGTACACCTTTGTTGTGCCCCTGAATATTTTAATGGTATTATTTCGTCATGTGGTCAACTCTGATATGGTTGAAACTTGACGTGTGAATAGGGGACTTTGGGGTCAATTTGTCCACAGAATTTCAGTCCCTAAGCCATCACTTTTGCATAAATGTAGAGATATGTTATGAAGTAGTTCaagtcatttttttcttctcaagagGTGGAATAAAATAATCCGGTTGAAAAGTAATGTCTGTAATGCATTGTATGTCCCGTAATAAGTTCCATTCTCGTCCACATTTGCCAATATATGAGTTCACCTGGTACGAGTAGTTTTATTGGGGAATTTCCCATCTCATTTCGTTAGGAACTTTCCAAAGAAATAACTTGGTAGCCACATTAGTAGTAGCTTGGTTTATTATTGCTGAGGTAATGGCTTACTTCTTCACATCAATGTGCAATTATTGATAGATAGAAGAATCCTTGTATATAGTTTCGTATACTAGTTACAGTGGTACATGCGTTCGATGGAGATCATATTCACTCGCTTGCTTCTCGTATTTTGTGTATAACCGGGGCATTGAGGAATATCTAGAAAAGTGTTTTGGGTATAACTATAAAGACTGAGTTTTCTTGAAGCCATGGTCAATGAGAATCCATTCACCGCAGGAGGATATTTtgaggaacatactaaaaccttataggggtttgtgaatcctacaatggtttggttggaggaaaactttctcctaacaATAATAGAAATAACAAATTTACTCTCTTTGGCAATCATTAATATCTGCTACTGATAGTGGGGGAAGGGAAGTAGGGAAACTCCTTCTCAATAAATTTGATAGCTCAACTACACCCTTCCTCAGTGCTCCCATAGTCACATGTGATTCCTTAATATACTTTTGAAAACACATACATCGTAtcaattaagaagaaaaaaaaaatattaggacTGGGTTTTTCGTCACTCATGATGGAGAGAGACTCTCTCTTCATTCATGAGTTTTGCCACTCATATGAGATTTCTAGAATAGTGGAGAGGGTAATTTGGACATTTGCATATAAGGGGAGAGGTCATTATGGTGTCCCAGTGGTGGGATTCCTTTCACCTAGAGGGAAGGAGAACTTTCCCCAATATCATGAACTATAGATTTTGTCTCTAGACGATGCTTTCTCTTGCCACTTGGTAGACTAGTTCCAAGTTTCTAATGTTCACAAGAATGCCATTTTTATAATAATGAAATTGGCAAGGGATtctatcattaaaaaaaaaatgacaagggATCGCTGGTCAGCACAACCACGGTGATTATTgcatttgagaggataaaaatcctagaACATGTTCTTGATCACTGTcggatgcactttaaaggtgcactgtagaggataaaaattcgaggGTATATGCTGATACAAGAATGTAGACACATACATGGTGGATATGAATTAATTTGATTACGCAATTTGACATGTAACTAATCCAAACATTGTCTTATGCATaaaatagtgaagaagaaggggcTAATCTAATTCCATAGGGTACAAGTAATGTCACTACTCGACTCCACACTGCCCTTTGCCACCCCTATTTGGAGGTCATGGTTCGGCAGTCGGCATTCCCTTAGCCAAGCCTTAATTTTGGAGATTTGGGATGATGCATGTGCCATGTTCAAATTCATCAAAACTCTTTcctaaaaagatttttttttaaacaaaaaaaaaagagaaggttcTCTGAGTCGCTAGGGGAGGTATGCTAGTATtctctctatatctctcttcctcaaatgATGATCTCGCTTTCCTCCTATGTATGAAATCATTCCATTGCACTTCATTGGTGTGATCCTCTTCTATGCCACTTGCTTAGAAAACTCTTttctccacccaaaaaaaaaaaaattcagaaatcaaaCACTCATAGGATATCGTTGACTAGTCTTAGGGGACGCTGAACTTGATACTGTTTATTTGTGTGCTAGCATTTCTGAcaaatgtttttctttctttactttattttttatggggcgctgttctctgtgtcgcagcgcagcctgctcccaagcacatgggggtgggtgcaatgaccaccctaccccccctGCAcaagctgcccatgtgcctgggcgtaggctgcgctgcagcacataaaacattcttctattttctattgTTAGGTGGCATTGGTTATAATTGGAAGATGAGATGCAATGTTGATAGATAAACGGGAGAGGGTTCTCACACCGtcggtgggggggggggggaaggaatctTTCACGTTACATGAATCATTGCTTGTGAAATGATTTCATCAATAAGAGGACCTATATGGTTTGGGAGGAAACAGAGTATCAGTGTGGGGTTCCACATAATTAGGAAAATGAGATAGCATAGAAAAGGATCCCTACACCATACTGGCAACGTGGGATCTTTTTCCTTGGAGAAAATAACCTTGTACttaagggaagggaaaa
This window harbors:
- the LOC122662664 gene encoding protein S-acyltransferase 21-like, yielding MARRHGWQLPAHTFQVVAITVFFLLSVAYYAFFAPFLGRDIYEYVAIGVYSFLALSVFILYVRCTAINPADSGILIGGEGISAYRSHNPESGNAAPIEELSKVEMKNGERSTRRNSSCCLKTGGFFCGFLVKEDCRNDVDFMHQQAGEEDALFCTLCNAEVRKFSKHCRSCDKCVDGFDHHCRWLNNCVGRKNYITFVCLMAVSLVWLIVECGVGIAVLVRCFVDRKGTENQIIERLGVGFSRPPFATVVALCTAVSFLATVPLGELFFFHMILIRKGITTYDYVVAMRTQSEPPGPSVDAGEQQSLPSSPTSSAVTAISGRSSLGLGLQYKGAFCTPPRIFIDHQDEIIPHLGPGRVPSTVDPDAIGASEKGKRLAQRPVRISAWKLAKLDSNEAIRAAAEARASSSVLRPVNSRQQPYDTDHLSSSNISGRSSPVSTDHGYNRDARVGASRLPPLESSYPPSQTSKDDLETCAHSISNLSSPHHTNNLMPSPMEQQTSNREHFNPMYQSSADQSPWSAKASIGDEVAHRDNFQIPQDPINKSNRGIPENSRSSVVWDQEAGRFVSTTSTARAIGSSSQGPELLYTGQSIFYGGPLVNERLTRGSRNGSSLGQTSLGRGSTSNHQSRLERGGQLPVFVPSDSQVNEFSSSRLS